The Jatrophihabitans sp. genome includes a window with the following:
- a CDS encoding glycosyl hydrolase family 28-related protein, with protein sequence MYAINAKDYGAVGDGLTDDTSALNDAAAAALAVDENATLFIPAGAYRTTGTVTFMCQVDGGQSTLQYHGVGTAVALGSPDGTVARKVFSVPRVINAARTTGWDGSSVGVKAVNLNNCVIDLPLTQDFETGFLASGHNGGFAYNTINVGTLWCNHNQVKLQPEGTGWVNQNLFLGGRMQHAVGVKGAVELDPNARQIWMAAAASGPAGPPNSNTFLNTSIEDNGVCFYLVDDAGFNNTYSKCRWERPVAYPPKVLWRAGSNGASIDGGYDALKVIEVFEGTMITGSVRDGIGGYASATGVVAQSIPTTTSTAVTAWGTPVMRRCDYDPATGLFKPRPGRWLITATITFVANATGRRLARLSAAGNVIDIAEIDGAAGLRTLKLSGSAVFNGSQTFSVSVQQTSGSNLALVTTSPYVRIDANYLPS encoded by the coding sequence ATGTACGCAATCAATGCCAAGGACTACGGCGCAGTAGGCGACGGGCTGACCGACGACACCAGCGCCCTCAACGACGCGGCGGCGGCGGCGCTCGCTGTCGACGAAAACGCCACGCTCTTCATCCCTGCAGGCGCCTACCGCACCACCGGCACCGTGACGTTCATGTGTCAGGTGGATGGAGGTCAATCCACCCTCCAGTACCACGGTGTCGGCACAGCCGTTGCACTTGGATCCCCGGACGGGACGGTCGCGCGCAAGGTGTTCAGCGTTCCACGTGTCATAAACGCAGCCCGAACCACGGGCTGGGATGGATCGTCGGTAGGTGTCAAAGCCGTCAACCTCAACAACTGCGTGATTGATCTGCCTCTCACGCAGGATTTTGAGACGGGATTTCTCGCATCGGGCCACAACGGCGGATTCGCATACAACACGATCAATGTGGGCACGCTGTGGTGCAATCACAATCAGGTGAAGTTGCAGCCTGAAGGAACTGGGTGGGTGAACCAGAACCTCTTCCTCGGCGGACGCATGCAACACGCAGTCGGCGTGAAGGGAGCAGTCGAGCTCGACCCGAACGCTCGTCAGATCTGGATGGCGGCTGCGGCTAGCGGCCCTGCGGGCCCACCCAACTCCAACACCTTTCTGAACACCTCAATCGAGGACAACGGCGTCTGCTTCTACCTTGTTGACGACGCAGGGTTCAACAACACCTACAGCAAATGCCGCTGGGAACGACCCGTGGCCTACCCACCGAAGGTTCTCTGGCGAGCTGGCTCGAATGGCGCGAGCATCGATGGCGGATACGACGCGCTCAAGGTCATCGAGGTGTTCGAGGGCACGATGATCACCGGCAGCGTCCGGGACGGGATAGGCGGCTACGCGTCCGCTACCGGCGTGGTCGCACAGTCGATACCCACGACGACAAGCACCGCAGTGACTGCCTGGGGAACACCGGTGATGCGCAGGTGCGATTACGACCCGGCCACTGGGCTGTTCAAGCCCCGACCTGGCCGCTGGCTCATCACCGCCACCATCACCTTCGTCGCTAATGCCACAGGCCGGCGTCTAGCGCGCCTCAGCGCGGCAGGCAATGTCATCGACATCGCCGAGATTGACGGCGCGGCCGGCCTACGGACTTTGAAGCTCTCCGGTTCCGCGGTGTTCAACGGTTCTCAGACCTTCTCCGTCTCGGTTCAACAAACGAGTGGCAGCAACTTGGCTCTGGTGACGACCTCGCCCTACGTGCGGATCGACGCGAATTACCTGCCTTCCTGA
- a CDS encoding DUF4396 domain-containing protein: MIDNTEHGHHQRAVSVTPPEPGQHTAPASAGQLTRVAISATLHCLTGCAIGEVLGMALATWWGWGDGSSIALAVVLAFAFGYGLTISALLRAGLSPRQAVGVAFAADTLSILTMEVIDNAVMLTVPGAMEAGLASLLFWGSLAASLAVAFVVTVPVNRALIARGKGHAVVHALHHH, encoded by the coding sequence ATGATCGACAACACGGAGCACGGCCATCACCAGAGGGCCGTTTCGGTGACTCCGCCAGAGCCTGGGCAGCACACCGCACCCGCTAGCGCAGGGCAGCTCACCAGGGTGGCGATCTCGGCGACCCTGCATTGCCTCACCGGTTGCGCCATCGGTGAAGTGCTCGGCATGGCGTTGGCGACCTGGTGGGGGTGGGGCGACGGGTCATCGATCGCGCTGGCGGTCGTGCTCGCGTTCGCCTTCGGTTACGGGCTGACGATCAGCGCCCTGCTGCGTGCGGGGCTGTCACCGCGTCAGGCGGTCGGCGTCGCGTTTGCCGCCGACACCCTCTCCATTCTGACGATGGAGGTCATCGACAACGCCGTGATGCTCACGGTGCCCGGCGCGATGGAGGCCGGGCTGGCCAGCCTGCTGTTCTGGGGCAGCCTGGCGGCGTCGCTGGCGGTGGCGTTCGTGGTGACGGTCCCGGTGAACCGGGCCCTCATCGCCCGGGGCAAGGGTCACGCGGTGGTGCACGCCTTGCACCACCACTGA
- a CDS encoding helix-turn-helix domain-containing protein, with amino-acid sequence MTQTRFLTLSDVAEVLNISASQTYALVRSGDLAAIKIGGRGQWRVEREQLESYISRMYDQTKQFVAEHPFIDSTAD; translated from the coding sequence ATGACGCAAACCCGGTTTCTGACCCTTAGCGACGTTGCTGAGGTGCTCAATATCTCGGCCTCGCAGACCTATGCCTTGGTCCGTTCGGGCGACCTCGCGGCTATCAAGATCGGCGGCCGCGGTCAGTGGCGAGTCGAGCGCGAGCAGTTGGAGTCCTACATCTCACGCATGTACGACCAGACCAAGCAGTTCGTGGCCGAGCACCCCTTCATCGACTCGACCGCGGACTGA
- a CDS encoding SAF domain-containing protein: MTDTSLPPSDPASPVPRRLTRPRWLDARLVGGIVLVLVAVLLGAAVVSSADRRQPVWSLSHDIAAGTVLTGADLRPVRVQLGASASRYLAADVAVAGRTVRRSLRAGELLAAAEVTAPEEGVTVSIPMQPENAPEISRGDRITLWLSTKTCRGMVLLSGVAVQSVDEVIGSAFGSRTGSLLVVRVSAADAKRVVSSLDLEGAVLRAGVLSAAEQPEPQAETLDSCVGDAR; the protein is encoded by the coding sequence ATGACCGATACGTCACTGCCACCTTCCGATCCAGCGTCACCGGTGCCCCGCCGGCTCACCAGGCCACGCTGGCTGGACGCTCGGCTCGTCGGTGGCATCGTGCTGGTGCTGGTCGCGGTGTTGCTCGGCGCGGCGGTGGTGTCCTCAGCAGACCGGCGCCAACCGGTCTGGTCGCTGAGTCACGACATCGCGGCCGGCACGGTGCTGACCGGAGCCGACCTCCGCCCGGTCCGGGTGCAGCTCGGCGCCTCCGCGTCCCGGTATCTGGCCGCCGACGTCGCGGTCGCCGGACGCACTGTGCGCCGCTCGTTGCGTGCTGGTGAGCTGCTGGCAGCGGCCGAGGTGACCGCTCCCGAGGAAGGCGTCACGGTGAGCATCCCGATGCAGCCGGAGAACGCGCCGGAGATCAGCCGCGGTGACCGGATCACCTTGTGGCTCAGCACCAAGACCTGTCGCGGGATGGTCCTGCTCAGCGGCGTGGCGGTGCAGAGCGTCGACGAGGTGATCGGTTCAGCCTTCGGCTCGCGGACCGGCTCGCTGCTGGTGGTCCGGGTCTCGGCCGCGGACGCCAAGCGGGTCGTGTCGTCGCTGGACCTGGAAGGCGCGGTGTTGCGGGCCGGCGTGTTGTCGGCTGCCGAGCAACCTGAGCCGCAGGCGGAGACGCTGGACAGTTGCGTGGGCGACGCCCGGTGA
- a CDS encoding wax ester/triacylglycerol synthase family O-acyltransferase: MADRLNPLDVSFLYLEGRTTPMHVGGLAVFEPPSEGFDYDTFVSLIERRISLVPRYRQKVRGVPGHLANPVWVDDGAFDLGYHVRRSALPRPGSDEQLRELVARVQSRALDRNRPLWEMYLVEGLAGGRFAMIQKTHHAMVDGIEAVDIGQVILDTTPVPREIPEDLWMPRPEPGSADLVIGAVADLIRRPTAVADTVRIGMADARNVASQVSAAVTGVLSAARVVARPAPVSALNSVIGSQRRFAVARTELEDYRKVRKHRGGTVNDVVLATVTGAIRGWMLSRGEPVTPSTTVRAMVPVSIRGDEDSEQAGNRVSSYLVDLPVGEPNPMIRLSQVGYAMKAHKESGQSVGAEALAALSGFAPPTLHALGARAAASFTRRLFNVVVTNVPGPQFPLYASGARMLEMFPVIPLAAGQAVSIGLTSYDGGVFFGLNADRDAMHDVEVLGSLIEESLAELVAASSGARRR, translated from the coding sequence ATGGCAGACAGGCTGAACCCGCTCGACGTGTCCTTCCTCTACCTGGAAGGGCGCACGACCCCGATGCACGTGGGCGGCCTGGCGGTGTTCGAGCCGCCGTCCGAGGGCTTTGACTACGACACCTTCGTGAGCCTGATCGAGCGCCGGATATCCCTGGTGCCCCGCTACCGGCAGAAGGTCAGAGGGGTCCCAGGCCATCTGGCGAACCCGGTCTGGGTGGATGACGGTGCCTTCGACCTCGGCTATCACGTCCGGCGATCGGCGCTGCCGCGGCCGGGCTCGGACGAGCAGCTGCGAGAGCTCGTCGCCCGGGTGCAGTCGCGAGCGCTGGACCGCAACCGTCCGCTGTGGGAGATGTATCTGGTCGAGGGGCTGGCCGGCGGACGCTTCGCCATGATCCAGAAGACCCACCACGCGATGGTCGACGGCATCGAGGCGGTGGACATCGGTCAGGTGATCTTGGACACCACGCCGGTGCCACGCGAGATTCCCGAAGACCTGTGGATGCCTCGTCCGGAGCCGGGTTCGGCCGACCTGGTCATCGGCGCGGTGGCCGACCTTATCCGGCGTCCCACGGCGGTGGCCGACACCGTGCGGATCGGCATGGCAGACGCCCGCAACGTGGCCTCGCAGGTCTCGGCTGCGGTCACCGGCGTGCTGTCGGCCGCCCGGGTCGTGGCACGGCCTGCGCCGGTCTCCGCGCTCAACAGCGTGATCGGCTCGCAACGCCGCTTTGCCGTGGCCAGGACGGAGCTTGAGGACTACCGCAAGGTGCGCAAGCACCGAGGTGGCACGGTCAACGACGTGGTGTTGGCGACCGTGACCGGCGCCATCAGGGGATGGATGCTGTCGCGCGGGGAACCTGTGACGCCCTCGACGACGGTCCGGGCTATGGTGCCGGTCAGCATCCGCGGCGACGAGGATTCCGAGCAGGCCGGCAACCGGGTCTCCTCCTATCTGGTCGACCTGCCGGTCGGTGAGCCCAATCCGATGATCCGGTTGAGCCAGGTCGGCTATGCGATGAAGGCCCACAAGGAGTCTGGCCAGTCGGTGGGCGCCGAAGCGCTGGCGGCGCTGTCGGGCTTCGCGCCGCCGACCTTGCACGCCCTCGGCGCCCGGGCAGCCGCCAGCTTCACCCGGCGGTTGTTCAACGTGGTGGTCACCAACGTGCCCGGACCGCAGTTTCCGCTGTACGCCTCTGGAGCGAGGATGTTGGAGATGTTCCCGGTCATACCGTTGGCCGCCGGACAGGCCGTCTCCATCGGCTTGACCTCCTATGACGGCGGTGTGTTCTTCGGCCTCAACGCCGATCGGGACGCGATGCACGACGTCGAGGTGCTCGGCTCCTTGATCGAGGAGTCGCTGGCTGAGCTGGTCGCCGCGTCCAGCGGCGCGCGCCGCCGCTGA
- a CDS encoding patatin-like phospholipase family protein — protein MADKPKPVRRAFVFGGGGVLGFAWMAGTLTALQHEWGIEPAPDDLLVGTSAGAVVSGLLGCGLDIDRIRRHQIGMPLPQDPPIQWNYDSDTGGSRPPRPVWWPGSPRLVWDGIRRPASVSPVLALSGLLPKGRASLLPIHRMLDNVVAETLGPENWPQRTWIIAVDYSTGRRTVFGHDDEPAVGLADAVCASCAIPAWYTPMQINSRAYIDGGAASNASVDLLAGQDLDEVYVLAPMAAVEPDSPRSPVARIERRVRSSITRGINHDIAVLRQAGTQVTLLTPGPEDLTVMGANLMNPRRRTVVLHTAMRTSARHLRDQRRRHGTVQRAGTA, from the coding sequence GTGGCCGACAAGCCCAAGCCGGTCCGCCGGGCGTTCGTCTTCGGCGGCGGTGGCGTGCTCGGGTTCGCCTGGATGGCGGGAACGCTGACCGCCCTCCAACACGAGTGGGGAATCGAACCGGCCCCGGATGACCTGCTGGTCGGCACCTCGGCGGGCGCGGTCGTGTCCGGGCTGCTCGGCTGTGGTCTGGACATCGACAGGATCCGCCGGCATCAGATCGGTATGCCGTTGCCGCAGGACCCGCCGATCCAATGGAATTACGACTCCGACACCGGTGGCAGCCGACCGCCTCGCCCGGTGTGGTGGCCGGGCTCGCCACGCCTGGTGTGGGACGGCATCCGGCGGCCGGCCAGCGTCTCGCCGGTGCTGGCGCTGTCGGGCCTGCTGCCGAAAGGACGTGCCAGCCTGCTGCCCATCCACCGGATGCTCGACAACGTGGTCGCCGAAACCCTTGGGCCCGAGAACTGGCCGCAACGGACCTGGATCATCGCCGTCGATTACTCCACCGGGCGTCGGACGGTGTTCGGCCACGATGACGAACCAGCCGTCGGGCTCGCCGACGCGGTCTGCGCCTCGTGCGCGATACCGGCCTGGTACACGCCGATGCAGATCAACTCGCGCGCCTACATCGATGGCGGGGCCGCGTCCAACGCCTCGGTCGACCTGCTTGCCGGTCAGGACCTGGATGAGGTGTACGTGCTGGCGCCGATGGCAGCCGTGGAGCCGGACAGCCCGCGCTCGCCGGTGGCAAGGATCGAACGGCGGGTGCGGAGCTCGATCACCCGAGGCATCAACCACGACATCGCCGTCCTGAGGCAGGCGGGCACTCAGGTCACGCTGCTCACTCCCGGACCGGAGGATCTGACAGTCATGGGCGCCAATCTGATGAACCCGCGCCGCCGGACGGTTGTGCTGCACACCGCGATGCGGACGTCGGCCAGGCACCTTCGTGACCAGCGACGTCGGCACGGCACGGTCCAGAGAGCGGGCACCGCATGA
- a CDS encoding FtsK/SpoIIIE domain-containing protein: protein MRVKLTLRSRDGERDIEIRAQSGTTARQLAPLFAALAGDSAVTALASGGRPLPEEALLGGPGLRSGCVITLGASGMRACSAGSALQLRVVGGPDSGQLRALSRGRHLIGRAQGSDLELQDPDVSRRHAELCVDLRGITVRDLDSTNGTWLNGTQVTTEPRPVGLGAALRVGDSLLSVLAAGEPPAAVSADGQGGLLVHRPPHIADPLSRDPVEFPAEQPVLGRPRLQWVAGLAPAVLGVGFALLMRNNQFLAFALLSPLTMLAGAAVDRREWRRSRDQAGKAHARAEAFARERLEARLAAEKARRHRDFIDAAAVLQAATVPDCRLWERRPSGSCFLTVRLGIADQAADTTATRSGRALPAEVIEGMPATVSLLDGPLGLAGPLSLARGSGRWVIGQLLALHSPRDLAVVALLDGEIADWRWLRWAGATVKAVTTEPDGHRLLLRDLLSVIADRRTERAGGNWSGPRIVVLLDRASALAGLDGLQLVLEQGPTVGVTAVCIDQESRLLPPSCHSTAVLTSETGSTLELCQPGRQALRAATDRVSARWAEQLARSLAPLQDADSTDVAELPTEVWLADLLEGADVTAESLSRQWATPTPVATPIGMAATGPVELNLLRDGPHALIAGSTGSGKSELLRSLVTGLARRHAPDDVAFVLIDYKGGSAFAECAAFPHTLGLVTDLDGHLTSRALTSLQAEIRRREIAFAQAGVAEFDDYRRSASHERHRLARLVMVVDEFAYLAEELPDFLSGLIGIAQRGRSLGLHLVLATQRPAGVVSPQIKANVSLRIALRVTDAAESHDVIGSDAAHRISKNQPGRGFAQLADGLVEFQTARVGRRPVGAQAITITSLDAWNRASEPAPVITDADDEHSLLQAAMLEAVSELKRPLPERPWLPPLPSRLRTADLGRDPAAGFGVRFGLVDDPGRQRQFAASHDLLTGGSIGFIGSPRSGRTSALRTILGQACEQLDAAQLHLYVLDCSGQSFGHFARLPHCGAVVSRDDPRAVARLSARLVEELAARQRLLADLGVSTLAEAHLSGTPLPVIVLALDGWEGFTALSDDYDAGRSVEALLRLSRDGAAVGITVLIAGDRAMLGLRIAPALSRKLLLGLIDRGDYASVGLRPSSLPARFGPGRAVSADDGLEVQLALLTADTGPGAQHAAVQQLSGAGADSMTAPGPTIRIRSLPASVRQADLAARQPRGAAEGDHNLGRDAEELTGRPGDCLLGVGGDEASPVWAELFVTHARFLIAGPPLSGRSTTAVVIARQGLAAGLAMLVAAPPRSPLAAWASRQGLDVLAPDSSAPGVDGACAAFTGQLVLIDDAEQFTDTASGAFLTELATSHHAAVIAATRSEELAMSFRGPAAAVRRRRTGLLLQPSPADGELLGVRIGGPPLASMPGRGLLVTDATRASAPDGLAMQVAI, encoded by the coding sequence ATGCGGGTGAAACTGACGCTCCGATCCCGAGATGGCGAACGGGACATCGAGATCCGCGCCCAGAGCGGGACCACAGCCAGGCAGTTAGCTCCGCTGTTCGCGGCGTTGGCGGGAGATTCCGCGGTCACCGCCCTAGCCAGCGGAGGCAGGCCGCTGCCCGAGGAGGCGCTGCTGGGTGGGCCCGGCCTGCGTTCTGGCTGCGTGATCACCCTGGGCGCCAGTGGAATGCGAGCCTGCTCGGCTGGCTCAGCACTCCAGCTCCGGGTGGTCGGCGGCCCGGACAGCGGCCAGCTGCGGGCGCTATCACGTGGACGCCACCTCATCGGGCGCGCCCAAGGGTCTGACCTGGAGCTTCAGGACCCGGACGTGTCACGGCGGCACGCCGAGCTCTGTGTCGATCTTCGAGGCATCACGGTGCGTGATTTGGATTCCACCAATGGCACCTGGCTGAACGGCACTCAGGTCACCACCGAGCCGCGCCCCGTCGGATTGGGCGCGGCGCTCAGAGTGGGCGACTCGCTGTTAAGCGTGCTCGCCGCCGGCGAACCGCCCGCGGCGGTCAGCGCAGACGGCCAGGGTGGGTTGCTCGTGCACCGGCCGCCGCACATCGCAGACCCCCTGAGCCGCGATCCCGTCGAGTTTCCCGCTGAGCAGCCGGTCCTGGGCCGGCCCCGTCTGCAATGGGTGGCCGGGTTGGCTCCCGCGGTGCTCGGTGTCGGCTTCGCGCTTCTGATGCGCAACAACCAATTCCTGGCCTTCGCGTTGCTGAGCCCGCTGACCATGCTGGCAGGGGCAGCTGTCGACCGTAGGGAATGGCGTCGAAGTCGCGACCAGGCCGGCAAGGCGCACGCCCGGGCCGAGGCGTTCGCGCGGGAACGACTTGAGGCTCGGCTGGCGGCGGAGAAAGCCAGACGCCACCGGGACTTCATCGACGCGGCCGCCGTGCTGCAGGCCGCGACCGTTCCCGACTGTCGTTTGTGGGAGCGCCGGCCGAGCGGGTCCTGCTTCCTCACTGTTCGCCTGGGCATCGCCGACCAAGCCGCTGACACCACGGCGACCCGGTCAGGGCGCGCGCTGCCGGCTGAGGTGATCGAGGGGATGCCGGCCACCGTCTCACTCCTCGACGGCCCGCTCGGGCTGGCGGGTCCGTTGTCATTGGCGCGAGGCTCCGGACGGTGGGTGATAGGGCAATTGCTGGCGTTGCACTCGCCGCGCGACCTTGCGGTGGTCGCGCTGCTGGACGGCGAGATCGCCGACTGGCGGTGGCTCAGATGGGCGGGCGCGACGGTCAAGGCGGTCACGACCGAGCCGGACGGGCACCGCCTGCTGCTGAGGGACCTGCTCTCCGTGATCGCCGACCGGCGGACCGAACGCGCCGGTGGCAACTGGTCGGGCCCGCGGATCGTCGTGCTCCTGGACCGGGCAAGCGCGCTGGCCGGCCTCGACGGCCTCCAGCTGGTGCTCGAACAGGGTCCGACGGTCGGAGTGACCGCTGTCTGCATCGACCAGGAGTCCCGGTTGTTGCCGCCCTCATGCCACTCCACAGCGGTGCTCACGTCCGAGACCGGTTCGACGCTGGAGCTCTGCCAGCCTGGCCGACAAGCACTGCGGGCAGCCACCGACCGGGTGTCGGCGCGGTGGGCGGAGCAGCTGGCACGCTCGCTGGCCCCGCTGCAGGACGCCGACTCCACCGACGTCGCGGAGTTGCCCACCGAGGTCTGGTTGGCGGACCTGTTAGAGGGGGCGGACGTCACCGCGGAGTCGTTGTCGCGGCAGTGGGCGACTCCGACGCCGGTCGCGACGCCGATCGGAATGGCCGCCACCGGACCGGTCGAGCTGAATCTCCTCCGGGACGGGCCGCACGCGCTCATCGCCGGTTCCACCGGATCCGGCAAGTCGGAGCTGTTGCGCAGCCTGGTGACGGGCTTGGCGAGGCGGCATGCGCCAGACGATGTGGCCTTCGTCTTGATCGACTATAAGGGCGGCTCCGCCTTCGCCGAGTGCGCGGCCTTTCCACACACACTCGGGCTGGTGACAGACCTCGACGGTCATCTCACCAGTCGGGCGCTGACCTCTCTGCAGGCCGAGATCCGCCGCCGCGAAATCGCGTTCGCCCAGGCCGGCGTGGCCGAATTCGACGACTACCGGCGATCGGCATCTCACGAACGTCACAGGCTGGCCAGGCTGGTCATGGTGGTGGATGAATTCGCCTACCTGGCCGAAGAACTGCCCGACTTCCTCTCCGGCCTTATCGGCATCGCGCAACGCGGCCGGTCCCTGGGACTGCACCTGGTGCTGGCCACTCAGCGGCCGGCTGGCGTGGTCTCTCCTCAGATCAAAGCCAACGTCTCGCTGCGCATCGCACTTCGGGTCACCGACGCGGCGGAGTCCCACGACGTGATAGGCAGCGATGCCGCACACCGCATCTCCAAGAACCAGCCCGGTCGGGGCTTCGCCCAACTCGCTGACGGCCTGGTCGAGTTTCAGACTGCCCGAGTCGGACGACGCCCTGTCGGGGCCCAAGCCATCACGATCACCTCGTTGGACGCGTGGAACCGGGCGAGCGAGCCCGCCCCCGTCATCACCGACGCCGACGACGAGCACTCCTTGCTGCAGGCGGCGATGCTCGAGGCAGTCAGCGAGCTGAAGCGCCCGCTGCCCGAACGCCCATGGCTGCCGCCGCTCCCCTCTCGTCTGAGGACCGCTGACCTCGGTCGCGACCCAGCGGCTGGCTTCGGAGTCCGATTCGGGCTGGTCGACGATCCCGGCCGGCAGCGGCAGTTCGCGGCCTCTCATGACCTGCTCACGGGCGGCTCGATCGGGTTCATCGGCAGTCCGAGATCAGGGCGCACCAGTGCGCTGCGCACCATTCTGGGGCAAGCCTGTGAACAACTGGACGCGGCGCAGCTTCACCTATACGTGCTGGACTGCTCCGGTCAGAGCTTCGGTCATTTCGCGCGGCTGCCGCATTGCGGCGCGGTGGTCAGCCGTGATGATCCAAGGGCGGTGGCGCGGCTGAGCGCCCGACTGGTCGAGGAGCTCGCCGCCAGGCAACGCCTGCTGGCGGATCTGGGCGTGAGCACTCTGGCGGAGGCTCATCTGAGCGGCACACCGCTGCCGGTGATCGTGCTCGCCCTCGACGGCTGGGAGGGCTTCACCGCGCTCAGTGACGACTACGACGCCGGCCGTTCGGTGGAGGCGCTGCTCCGGCTCTCACGCGATGGAGCCGCTGTCGGCATCACGGTGCTCATCGCCGGCGACCGAGCGATGCTGGGGTTGCGGATCGCTCCGGCGCTGAGCCGCAAGTTGTTGCTGGGTCTCATCGACCGCGGTGACTACGCAAGCGTCGGATTGAGACCGTCCAGCCTTCCGGCTCGGTTCGGCCCTGGACGCGCGGTGAGTGCCGACGACGGCTTAGAGGTCCAACTGGCGCTACTCACCGCCGACACCGGTCCGGGAGCGCAACACGCCGCCGTGCAGCAGCTGAGCGGGGCTGGCGCCGACTCGATGACCGCGCCGGGACCCACGATCAGAATCAGGAGCCTGCCGGCATCGGTGCGTCAGGCCGATCTGGCAGCCCGCCAACCGCGCGGCGCCGCCGAGGGTGATCACAACCTCGGCCGGGACGCCGAGGAGCTGACCGGGCGACCCGGCGACTGCCTTCTCGGAGTCGGCGGCGATGAGGCATCCCCCGTCTGGGCAGAGCTGTTCGTCACACACGCCAGATTCCTGATCGCCGGCCCGCCCCTGAGTGGTCGCAGCACCACCGCCGTCGTGATCGCTCGACAGGGGCTGGCTGCTGGGTTGGCCATGCTGGTCGCCGCCCCGCCTCGATCACCGCTGGCGGCTTGGGCGAGCCGGCAGGGCCTGGACGTCCTCGCGCCGGACTCGTCGGCGCCCGGTGTCGATGGCGCCTGCGCTGCCTTCACCGGGCAGCTGGTGTTGATCGATGACGCGGAGCAGTTCACCGACACCGCCAGCGGAGCCTTCTTGACCGAGCTGGCGACCAGCCACCACGCCGCCGTGATCGCGGCGACGCGCTCGGAAGAGCTCGCGATGAGCTTTCGTGGACCGGCCGCAGCCGTGCGCCGCCGTCGAACCGGGCTGCTGCTGCAACCGAGCCCTGCTGACGGGGAACTGCTCGGAGTCCGCATCGGTGGGCCGCCTCTGGCATCGATGCCCGGACGCGGCCTGCTGGTCACCGACGCGACTCGCGCCTCGGCGCCCGACGGCCTGGCCATGCAGGTCGCGATATGA
- a CDS encoding WXG100 family type VII secretion target produces the protein MTGLKVSPQQLSTLGGSCARTATDIRGQQANLKGQLTPLFGADWSGAAATQFAALYEQFNKNAEGLTAALEGIGGLLSHAGQSYAAVEQQIAASFRG, from the coding sequence ATGACGGGATTGAAAGTCTCACCACAGCAGCTCAGCACCCTTGGCGGCAGTTGCGCTCGGACCGCCACCGATATCCGCGGCCAACAGGCCAACCTGAAAGGTCAGTTGACGCCGCTGTTCGGCGCAGACTGGTCAGGCGCAGCCGCCACCCAGTTCGCGGCCTTGTACGAGCAGTTCAACAAGAACGCCGAAGGCCTGACGGCCGCCCTGGAAGGAATCGGCGGCCTGCTCAGCCATGCCGGTCAGAGCTATGCGGCGGTGGAGCAGCAGATCGCCGCTTCTTTCCGGGGGTGA